The following are encoded in a window of Pseudomonas sp. St316 genomic DNA:
- a CDS encoding cobalt-precorrin-6A reductase yields MKRILLLGGVTEALAIARTLGPQHIYSLAGIGRIPTDLTCEVRVGGYGGVEGLAHFIRAEGIDLLLDATHPYAAQISHNAAQAARACGISCWALRRPVWQPRPGDDWREVADWAELIQALKPFHRPLFTLGREPLQHLHEIPPGQFWTLRALDVYPGNERCEVIGARGPFHIESERELFERRRIDVLVSKNSGSTATEPKLEVARERGVPVLVLKRPVLPGVDRGFGTVDEVLQGLRQLA; encoded by the coding sequence ATGAAACGCATCCTGCTGCTGGGCGGCGTCACCGAAGCCCTGGCTATCGCCCGCACCCTCGGGCCACAGCACATCTACAGCCTGGCGGGCATCGGCCGCATCCCCACCGACCTGACCTGCGAAGTACGGGTCGGCGGCTACGGCGGCGTCGAAGGGTTGGCGCACTTCATCCGCGCCGAGGGCATCGACCTGTTGCTGGACGCCACCCACCCCTACGCCGCCCAGATCAGCCATAACGCCGCCCAGGCCGCACGCGCCTGCGGCATCTCCTGTTGGGCCCTGCGCCGCCCGGTCTGGCAACCCCGGCCCGGCGATGACTGGCGTGAAGTGGCCGACTGGGCCGAACTGATCCAAGCCCTGAAACCCTTCCACCGTCCCCTGTTCACCCTCGGTCGCGAACCGCTGCAACACCTGCACGAAATTCCGCCAGGGCAATTCTGGACCCTGCGTGCGTTGGATGTTTATCCCGGCAATGAACGCTGCGAAGTGATAGGTGCCCGTGGGCCGTTTCACATCGAAAGCGAGCGTGAACTGTTCGAACGGCGACGGATCGATGTGCTGGTCAGCAAGAACAGTGGCAGCACGGCTACCGAGCCCAAGCTGGAGGTAGCGCGGGAGCGAGGGGTGCCGGTGTTGGTGTTGAAACGGCCAGTGTTGCCGGGGGTGGATCGGGGGTTTGGGACGGTGGATGAGGTGTTGCAGGGGCTACGGCAGTTGGCCTGA
- a CDS encoding iron ABC transporter permease translates to MNGRRYGALLMLLGALLLVSCVVSLGFGPARVPVTVVWDILLNKAFGAGEVHWTPGQEHIVWLIRVPRLLLGALVGAGLALIGAVLQAVTRNPLADPHLLGVTSGATLGAVIVVLHVGEIIGLLTLPLAAFIGALLSMLLVLTIAARQGRLESDRLLLCGVAVSFVMMAAANLLLFLGDHRASSAVMFWMLGGLGLARWELLAVPAASVVLGLVLLLGMARPLNALMAGEQTAVTLGLNATKVRLWIFLIASLMTGVLVSISGSIGFVGLMVPHIARRLVGAEHRRLLPACVLLGSLFLVWVDVAARTLIAPEDLPIGVATAAIGGLFFIGLMRRR, encoded by the coding sequence ATGAACGGTCGTCGCTATGGCGCCCTGCTGATGCTCCTCGGCGCACTGCTGCTGGTGTCGTGCGTGGTGTCCCTGGGCTTCGGGCCGGCGCGGGTGCCGGTGACCGTGGTCTGGGACATCCTGCTGAACAAGGCCTTCGGTGCGGGCGAGGTCCATTGGACGCCCGGCCAGGAACATATCGTCTGGCTGATCCGTGTTCCGCGACTGTTGCTCGGTGCCTTGGTCGGCGCGGGGCTGGCGTTGATCGGCGCGGTGCTGCAAGCGGTCACGCGCAACCCCCTGGCCGATCCGCACTTGCTGGGCGTCACCTCCGGCGCGACCTTGGGAGCGGTGATCGTGGTGTTGCATGTCGGTGAGATCATCGGCCTGCTGACCCTGCCGCTGGCGGCGTTCATCGGCGCACTGCTGAGCATGCTGCTGGTGCTGACCATCGCTGCCCGCCAGGGCCGCCTGGAAAGTGATCGGCTGCTGCTGTGCGGCGTGGCGGTGTCCTTCGTGATGATGGCGGCGGCCAATCTGCTGTTGTTCCTCGGTGATCATCGCGCCAGTTCGGCAGTCATGTTCTGGATGCTCGGTGGCCTGGGCCTGGCCCGCTGGGAACTGCTGGCCGTGCCGGCCGCCAGTGTGGTGCTGGGACTGGTGTTGCTGCTGGGCATGGCCCGACCGTTGAACGCGCTGATGGCCGGCGAGCAGACCGCCGTGACCCTGGGCCTGAACGCGACGAAGGTGCGGCTGTGGATCTTCTTGATCGCCTCGCTGATGACCGGCGTGCTGGTGTCCATCAGCGGTTCGATTGGTTTTGTCGGGCTGATGGTGCCGCACATTGCCCGGCGTCTGGTGGGCGCCGAGCATCGTCGGTTGTTGCCGGCCTGCGTGCTGCTGGGCAGCCTGTTCCTGGTGTGGGTGGATGTGGCGGCGCGGACGCTGATCGCCCCCGAGGACTTGCCCATCGGTGTCGCTACCGCCGCCATCGGCGGGTTGTTCTTCATCGGCCTGATGCGCCGCCGCTGA
- a CDS encoding PepSY domain-containing protein produces MSQPKPNFYNLAWRWHFYAGLFVAPFMVMLALTGIIYLFKPQLDPLMYGSLLNVPAGHHTLAADDLLKQVRQAYPEAQVKQYLPPVNAERSAQFVVIDKGRELNVFIDPYHGDVLGEQDAKNNLQAMARAIHGELLIGTVGDRLVEMAAGWGVVLVVSGLYLWWPRGQSSAGVLWPRWSARGRLFWRDLHVVVGFWGAALLLVMLLSGMTWTGFWGKQYADLWNRFPAAMWNDVPKSDVEAGSLNNAHRQTVPWAVENTPMPMSGDHAEHMGHGGMHEGPAAPTVSLQAVQDIATERQVTPGYSITLPTTASGVFTVAVFADDPRNDATLHVDQYSGKVLADVRWEHYGVVARATETGVMLHEGKMFGPLNQIIVLLICLMILLSAVSGLVIWWKRRPQGKFGVPPLRHDLPTWKTGVFIMLALALVFPLVGASLVVVWWLDRLVTRLNRQPEIASSSN; encoded by the coding sequence ATGAGCCAACCGAAACCCAATTTCTACAACCTGGCCTGGCGCTGGCATTTTTATGCCGGGCTGTTCGTGGCGCCGTTCATGGTGATGTTGGCCCTGACCGGGATCATTTACCTGTTCAAACCGCAACTCGACCCGTTGATGTACGGCAGCCTGTTGAACGTGCCCGCCGGCCATCACACCCTGGCGGCGGACGACCTGCTCAAGCAGGTTCGCCAGGCTTACCCCGAAGCTCAGGTCAAACAGTACTTGCCTCCGGTCAATGCCGAGCGCAGTGCGCAATTCGTGGTGATCGACAAGGGTCGGGAACTGAATGTGTTCATCGACCCATACCACGGTGATGTCCTCGGCGAGCAGGATGCGAAGAACAACCTGCAAGCCATGGCCCGGGCCATCCACGGCGAACTGCTGATCGGCACCGTCGGTGACCGGCTGGTGGAAATGGCCGCCGGCTGGGGCGTGGTGCTGGTGGTCTCCGGACTGTACCTGTGGTGGCCGCGCGGGCAATCGTCGGCCGGCGTGCTGTGGCCGCGCTGGAGCGCGCGCGGGCGGCTGTTCTGGCGCGACCTGCACGTGGTCGTCGGTTTCTGGGGCGCGGCATTGCTGCTGGTGATGCTGCTCAGCGGCATGACCTGGACCGGCTTCTGGGGCAAGCAATACGCAGACCTCTGGAACCGCTTCCCGGCAGCGATGTGGAATGACGTGCCCAAGTCCGACGTCGAGGCCGGCAGCCTCAACAACGCCCACCGCCAGACCGTGCCATGGGCTGTGGAAAACACCCCGATGCCGATGTCCGGCGACCATGCCGAGCACATGGGCCACGGCGGCATGCATGAAGGCCCCGCCGCCCCGACGGTCAGCCTGCAAGCGGTGCAGGACATCGCCACTGAACGCCAGGTCACGCCCGGCTACAGCATCACCCTGCCGACCACGGCCAGCGGCGTGTTCACCGTCGCCGTGTTTGCCGACGACCCGCGCAACGACGCCACGCTGCACGTGGACCAGTACTCCGGCAAGGTCCTGGCCGATGTGCGCTGGGAGCACTACGGCGTCGTTGCCCGTGCCACCGAAACCGGCGTGATGCTGCACGAAGGCAAGATGTTCGGCCCGCTGAACCAGATCATCGTGCTGCTGATTTGCCTGATGATCCTGCTCAGCGCCGTGAGTGGCCTGGTGATCTGGTGGAAGCGCCGGCCCCAGGGCAAGTTCGGCGTACCGCCGCTGCGTCACGACCTGCCGACCTGGAAGACCGGGGTGTTCATCATGCTGGCCCTGGCGCTGGTGTTTCCGTTGGTGGGGGCTTCACTGGTGGTGGTGTGGTGGCTGGACCGGCTCGTCACCCGGCTCAATCGCCAGCCTGAGATTGCCTCATCTTCAAACTGA
- a CDS encoding DUF2946 domain-containing protein, with protein MSLTRGSWISLFAMLMIFIGPLISQSMPMDQRMSMPVSMSMEMSMDMTAHEAPAAKHCPPQGEHHALWEKCGYCSLLFNCPALPGGHTFAVFDTPHTNTYTSPSPRLGHARPAFFPGARTRAPPLDA; from the coding sequence ATGAGCCTGACACGCGGCAGCTGGATCAGCCTGTTCGCCATGCTGATGATCTTTATCGGTCCGCTGATTTCCCAGTCGATGCCGATGGATCAGCGCATGTCCATGCCTGTGTCCATGAGCATGGAGATGAGCATGGACATGACGGCGCACGAAGCGCCGGCAGCCAAACATTGCCCGCCCCAGGGCGAGCATCATGCGCTTTGGGAAAAATGCGGTTATTGCAGCCTGCTGTTCAATTGCCCCGCGCTGCCTGGCGGTCACACGTTCGCGGTCTTCGACACACCTCACACCAACACCTACACCAGCCCCTCCCCACGCCTGGGCCATGCCCGGCCAGCGTTTTTCCCCGGTGCCCGCACCCGCGCACCGCCCCTCGACGCGTAA
- a CDS encoding TonB-dependent copper receptor gives MSRFSADIALGAAQARCSLNEPRVRLRQTVAALCGLLLTPLVLADEHDHHDHQVEELSPTVITAIAPSSPLTVVTNPKDPRQPVPASDGGDYLKTIPGFALVRNGGTNGDPVLRGMFGSRLNILTNGSMLLGACPGRMDAPTSYISPETYDKLTVIKGPQTVLWGPGASAGTVLFEREPEQFGELGTRVNASVLAGSNGRFDKVVDAAAGGSLGYVRVIGNTAHSDDYRDGNNDSVPSRYDKWNGDITLGWTPDADTLLELTAGKGDGEARYAGRGMDGSQFKRESLGLRFERSNIGEVLDKVEAQVYYNYADHVMDNYTLRTPSGTGMMAGPMASNVDRRTLGARVKATWRWADVQLIGGLDAQTNEHRQRSAMGVDTYKDLPYTKDADFHNYGVFSELTWYAADRDRVITGARLDRASAKDYRQSIGSGMSARPNPTADDTRADTLPSGFVRYEHDLDDSPTTLYAGVGHAQRFPDYWELFSANVGPSGSLNAFDAIKPEKTTQLDFGLQYKSETLEAWASGYVGQVRDYILFDYTPGMMGTTSRAENIDARIMGGELGAAYQLTEHWKADATLAYAWGKNSSDGSALAQMPPLDARLGLTYSEDRWSAGALWRVVAAQNRVDENRGNVVGKDYGKSSGFGVFSLNGAYRINKHWKVSSGVDNLFGKAYAEHLNLAGNAGFGYPASDPQAINEPGRTLWTKVDMSF, from the coding sequence ATGTCCAGGTTTTCTGCTGACATCGCTTTGGGCGCTGCCCAGGCTCGCTGCTCCCTGAACGAGCCACGGGTTCGTTTACGCCAAACCGTTGCCGCCCTGTGCGGACTGCTGCTCACCCCACTCGTACTCGCCGATGAGCACGACCATCACGACCATCAGGTCGAAGAACTGAGCCCGACGGTCATCACCGCCATCGCCCCCAGTTCGCCCCTGACCGTCGTCACCAACCCCAAGGACCCGCGTCAACCGGTGCCGGCCAGTGACGGCGGCGACTACCTCAAGACCATCCCTGGCTTCGCCCTGGTACGCAACGGTGGCACCAACGGCGACCCGGTGTTGCGCGGCATGTTCGGCTCACGGCTGAACATCCTCACCAACGGCAGCATGCTGTTGGGTGCTTGCCCAGGCCGGATGGATGCGCCGACCTCCTACATCTCGCCGGAAACCTACGACAAGCTCACCGTCATCAAAGGCCCGCAAACCGTGCTCTGGGGCCCCGGCGCATCGGCCGGGACCGTGCTGTTCGAGCGCGAGCCGGAACAGTTCGGCGAGCTGGGCACCCGGGTCAACGCCAGTGTGCTGGCCGGTTCCAACGGTCGTTTCGACAAAGTGGTGGATGCCGCCGCCGGTGGGTCGCTGGGGTATGTACGGGTGATCGGCAACACCGCGCATTCGGACGATTACCGCGACGGCAATAACGACAGCGTGCCGTCGCGCTATGACAAGTGGAATGGCGACATCACCCTCGGCTGGACGCCGGACGCCGATACCCTGCTGGAGCTGACGGCCGGCAAGGGCGACGGTGAAGCGCGATACGCCGGGCGTGGCATGGACGGCTCGCAGTTCAAGCGCGAAAGCCTCGGGCTGCGTTTCGAGCGCTCGAACATCGGCGAGGTGCTGGACAAGGTCGAGGCCCAGGTCTACTACAACTACGCCGACCACGTGATGGACAACTACACGCTGCGCACGCCGTCCGGCACCGGGATGATGGCTGGGCCCATGGCCTCCAACGTCGACCGCCGTACCCTCGGCGCCCGCGTCAAGGCCACTTGGCGCTGGGCCGACGTGCAGTTGATCGGCGGCCTGGACGCGCAGACCAACGAGCATCGCCAACGCAGCGCCATGGGCGTGGATACTTACAAGGACCTGCCCTACACCAAGGACGCCGACTTCCACAATTACGGCGTGTTCAGCGAGTTGACCTGGTACGCCGCCGACCGCGACAGGGTGATCACCGGCGCCCGGCTCGACCGTGCCTCGGCCAAGGACTACCGCCAGAGCATCGGTTCCGGCATGTCGGCCCGGCCCAACCCTACCGCCGATGACACCCGTGCCGACACGCTGCCCAGCGGTTTCGTCCGCTACGAACACGACCTGGACGACAGCCCCACCACCCTCTATGCCGGCGTGGGTCATGCGCAACGCTTCCCGGACTACTGGGAGCTGTTCTCGGCGAACGTCGGCCCCAGCGGCTCGCTCAATGCCTTCGACGCGATCAAGCCGGAGAAAACCACCCAGCTCGACTTCGGCCTGCAGTACAAGAGCGAAACCCTCGAAGCCTGGGCGTCGGGTTATGTCGGGCAGGTGCGCGACTACATCCTGTTCGATTACACCCCCGGCATGATGGGCACCACCTCCCGGGCCGAGAACATCGACGCGCGGATCATGGGCGGTGAACTCGGTGCGGCCTACCAGCTGACCGAGCACTGGAAGGCCGACGCCACCTTGGCCTACGCCTGGGGCAAGAACAGCAGCGACGGCAGCGCCCTGGCGCAGATGCCCCCCCTGGATGCACGCCTGGGCCTGACCTACAGCGAGGACCGCTGGAGCGCCGGCGCCTTGTGGCGCGTGGTCGCGGCACAGAATCGTGTCGACGAAAACCGCGGCAACGTGGTGGGCAAGGACTACGGCAAAAGCTCGGGCTTCGGGGTCTTCTCGCTCAATGGCGCTTATCGCATCAACAAGCACTGGAAGGTCAGCAGCGGCGTCGACAACCTGTTTGGCAAAGCCTACGCCGAGCACTTGAACCTGGCCGGCAACGCCGGGTTCGGCTACCCGGCGAGCGACCCGCAGGCCATCAACGAACCGGGGCGCACGCTCTGGACCAAGGTGGACATGAGTTTCTAA
- a CDS encoding DUF2946 domain-containing protein — translation MSRQRLAFAWIACFAVLFNMLAMPLSGSVGAMANAQAQSPADQVLWGSFCSASGTKMLAISLGKLEQDTPQKDNHSTMQHCWCCSGSAPLVALAGHVPQLYLDAQLAHRGAVHSTLDSPTPRQQWPSLNPRASPLA, via the coding sequence ATGTCCCGACAACGGCTTGCATTTGCCTGGATCGCCTGCTTCGCAGTGCTGTTCAACATGCTTGCCATGCCGCTTTCCGGCAGCGTTGGCGCGATGGCGAATGCGCAGGCCCAGTCGCCGGCCGACCAGGTGTTGTGGGGCAGTTTCTGTTCCGCCAGCGGCACGAAGATGCTGGCGATTTCCTTGGGCAAACTCGAACAAGACACACCGCAAAAAGACAATCACTCGACGATGCAGCATTGCTGGTGCTGCTCAGGTTCAGCGCCGTTGGTGGCGCTCGCCGGGCATGTCCCGCAGTTGTATCTGGATGCACAGTTGGCCCATCGCGGTGCCGTCCATTCAACGCTCGACAGCCCCACGCCACGCCAGCAATGGCCCAGCCTCAATCCCCGCGCTTCGCCTCTGGCTTGA
- the cbiE gene encoding precorrin-6y C5,15-methyltransferase (decarboxylating) subunit CbiE has protein sequence MTPWLTIVGIGEDGFKGLGRTARHALLRASRIVGSDRQLALLPLCIRGERALWPSPFSLEPLLARRGEPVCVLASGDPMFYGVGASLAKQVPSDQMLIIPAPSSCSLAAARMGWPLQEVVTLSLVARPLAVLNGHLSTGVRLLLLSNDRHSPAAVATLLRERGFGPSTLTVLEHLGGAAERRIDGCAAQWSDDTVADLNLIALECRAEPSTQRLSRLAGLPDTAFEHDGQLTKRDVRAITLARLAPTPGELLWDVGAGSGSIGIEWMRAHPSCRALAIEADEGRQGLIERNRDTLGVPGLQLIRGKAPQALENLERPDAVFIGGGVTREGVLDACWAQLKPGGRLVANAVTLQSETTLMHWRERHGGELTRIHIAQAQPLGEFDTWRQALPITLLDLTKSLDA, from the coding sequence ATGACCCCCTGGCTGACCATAGTGGGCATCGGTGAAGACGGCTTCAAGGGCCTGGGCCGAACGGCTCGCCATGCCTTGTTGCGGGCGTCACGCATTGTCGGCAGCGACCGGCAACTGGCGCTGCTTCCGCTGTGTATCCGTGGCGAACGAGCGCTGTGGCCCAGCCCGTTCTCCCTGGAGCCGCTGCTGGCGCGCCGGGGTGAACCGGTGTGTGTGCTGGCCAGCGGCGATCCGATGTTCTACGGCGTGGGCGCCAGCCTGGCGAAACAGGTGCCAAGTGATCAGATGCTGATCATCCCCGCGCCCTCCTCCTGCTCTCTGGCCGCGGCGCGCATGGGCTGGCCGTTGCAAGAGGTGGTCACGCTGTCGTTGGTGGCGCGGCCCCTGGCGGTGCTCAATGGGCATTTATCCACAGGCGTCAGACTGTTGCTGCTGAGCAACGATCGCCACAGTCCCGCCGCCGTGGCGACGTTGTTGCGCGAGCGGGGATTCGGCCCGAGCACCCTGACCGTGCTGGAGCATTTGGGCGGTGCGGCGGAACGACGGATCGACGGTTGCGCCGCGCAATGGTCCGATGACACCGTCGCCGACCTGAACCTGATCGCCCTCGAATGCCGGGCCGAACCGTCGACACAACGCCTGTCACGCCTGGCCGGTTTGCCGGACACCGCCTTCGAGCATGACGGCCAGTTGACCAAACGCGACGTGCGCGCCATCACCCTCGCCCGCCTCGCCCCGACGCCCGGCGAACTGCTCTGGGATGTCGGCGCCGGCAGCGGTTCCATCGGCATCGAATGGATGCGTGCCCACCCCAGTTGCCGGGCCCTGGCCATTGAAGCCGACGAAGGCCGCCAAGGCTTGATCGAACGCAACCGCGACACCCTCGGCGTGCCCGGCCTGCAACTGATTCGCGGCAAAGCCCCCCAGGCGCTGGAAAACCTGGAGCGACCGGACGCGGTGTTCATCGGTGGCGGCGTCACCCGTGAAGGCGTGCTCGACGCCTGCTGGGCCCAACTCAAACCCGGCGGTCGGCTCGTCGCCAACGCCGTGACCCTGCAAAGCGAAACGACCCTGATGCACTGGCGCGAACGTCACGGCGGTGAACTGACCCGCATCCACATCGCCCAGGCCCAGCCATTGGGCGAGTTCGACACCTGGCGCCAGGCCTTGCCGATCACCTTGCTGGACCTGACGAAATCTCTCGATGCGTGA
- a CDS encoding copper chaperone PCu(A)C, with translation MLNRLILLAALLLPTGFAQAHQYKVGELEIAHPWSQELPPNAPTVAAYFVIHNGGTTADKLLSVDSPIAGKAELHEHVMQNDLMKMQPVPVVDIAPGATVTFAPMAYHVMLLDLKDRSLLSDGKRFAMTLHFEKAGDVTVDVAVQKKAPDGTNTHMHAQ, from the coding sequence ATGTTGAACAGACTTATCCTGCTGGCTGCCCTATTGCTTCCCACAGGCTTCGCCCAAGCTCACCAGTACAAGGTGGGCGAGCTTGAAATCGCCCATCCGTGGTCCCAGGAGCTGCCGCCCAACGCACCGACCGTGGCCGCGTATTTCGTGATTCACAACGGCGGCACCACCGCCGACAAACTGCTCAGCGTCGACTCGCCGATTGCCGGCAAGGCCGAACTCCATGAGCACGTGATGCAAAACGACCTGATGAAAATGCAGCCGGTGCCCGTCGTTGATATCGCCCCCGGTGCGACCGTCACCTTCGCGCCGATGGCGTATCACGTGATGCTGCTGGACCTGAAGGACCGCAGCCTGCTCAGCGATGGCAAACGCTTTGCCATGACCCTGCATTTTGAAAAAGCGGGGGATGTCACGGTCGACGTCGCGGTGCAGAAAAAAGCCCCTGACGGCACCAACACGCACATGCACGCCCAGTAG
- a CDS encoding cobalt-precorrin-5B (C(1))-methyltransferase, translated as MRDETAEQPAPLRSGLTTGSCATATSLAAARLLLRGTEADAVEIVLPKGKQVQMRLEFCRLTEQGAEAGTIKDAGDDPDVTHGALLFSQVRLIAEPGVRFVAGRGVGTVTRPGLVLNVGEPAINPVPRKMINDHLGRLAEESNYAGGFEVTVNVEGGEALALKTMNPRLGILGGLSILGTSGIVRPFSCAAYIASIHQGIDVAKTNGYLHIAACTGNASEDTMRRVYNLPEIALIEMGDFVGAVLKHVRKVPVEKLSLCGGFGKISKLAAGHMDLHSRHSSIDLPQLAEWAAAIGADEALQQGIRAANTSQQALAMASATGIALGDAVCEHALAFARSVVPAGVQVEVFAIDRQGGIVGHAGAFQ; from the coding sequence ATGCGTGACGAAACCGCCGAACAACCCGCCCCCTTGCGCAGCGGCCTGACCACCGGCAGTTGCGCCACGGCCACCAGCCTGGCGGCCGCGCGATTACTGCTGCGCGGCACCGAAGCCGATGCCGTGGAAATCGTACTGCCCAAGGGCAAGCAGGTGCAGATGCGCCTGGAGTTCTGCCGACTGACCGAACAGGGCGCCGAAGCCGGGACGATCAAGGACGCGGGCGATGACCCGGACGTGACCCACGGCGCGCTGTTGTTTTCCCAGGTGCGCTTGATCGCCGAGCCCGGTGTACGTTTCGTCGCGGGTCGCGGCGTCGGCACGGTGACGCGACCAGGGTTGGTACTGAACGTCGGAGAACCGGCGATCAACCCGGTGCCGCGCAAAATGATCAACGACCACCTGGGTCGGCTGGCCGAGGAAAGCAATTACGCCGGCGGTTTCGAAGTCACGGTCAATGTCGAGGGCGGCGAAGCCCTGGCGCTGAAAACCATGAACCCACGGCTGGGTATCCTCGGCGGCTTGTCGATCCTCGGCACCAGCGGCATCGTCCGGCCGTTCTCCTGCGCGGCCTACATCGCCTCGATCCACCAGGGCATCGACGTGGCGAAAACCAACGGCTACCTGCACATTGCCGCCTGCACCGGCAACGCCAGCGAAGACACCATGCGCCGGGTCTACAACCTGCCGGAAATCGCCCTGATCGAAATGGGCGACTTCGTCGGCGCCGTGCTCAAGCATGTGCGCAAGGTGCCGGTGGAAAAACTCAGCCTCTGCGGCGGCTTTGGCAAAATCAGCAAACTCGCCGCCGGCCACATGGACCTGCACAGCCGTCATTCGAGCATCGACCTGCCACAACTGGCCGAGTGGGCCGCCGCCATCGGTGCCGATGAGGCGTTGCAGCAAGGTATCCGCGCGGCCAACACCAGCCAGCAAGCCCTGGCAATGGCCAGCGCCACCGGCATCGCCCTCGGCGACGCGGTGTGTGAACATGCGCTGGCCTTCGCCCGCAGTGTGGTACCGGCCGGGGTCCAGGTCGAAGTCTTCGCCATCGACCGCCAGGGCGGGATCGTCGGTCACGCCGGAGCCTTTCAATGA
- a CDS encoding ABC transporter ATP-binding protein, translated as MTSLTLSHLAWTPLGHGHCHHQFQLRDVTLQVAAGEFVGLIGPNGSGKTSLLRCAYRFSRPEQGEVKLEHHNVWKQSSRWCAQRIAVVLQEFPDAFGLTVEEVVAMGRMPHKGLFDGDNHDDRRRVLQALESAGLAGFGDHAFATLSGGEKQRVILARALAQQPQLLILDEPTNHLDPHYQLQLLQLIKGLGIGTLASLHDLNLAAAFCDRLYVIEHGRIVASGTPKDVLTVELLREVFGIDALVDEHPLSGYPRITWITQP; from the coding sequence ATGACCTCGCTAACCCTCTCCCACCTCGCCTGGACGCCCCTGGGCCATGGCCACTGTCATCACCAGTTCCAGCTGCGTGACGTGACGTTGCAGGTGGCGGCCGGAGAGTTTGTCGGGTTGATCGGGCCCAACGGCAGCGGCAAGACCAGCCTGTTGCGCTGCGCCTATCGCTTCAGCCGGCCGGAACAGGGCGAGGTAAAACTCGAGCATCACAACGTCTGGAAGCAGTCCTCGCGCTGGTGCGCCCAACGCATCGCCGTGGTCCTGCAAGAGTTTCCCGACGCCTTCGGCCTGACGGTGGAGGAAGTGGTCGCCATGGGCCGCATGCCCCATAAAGGTCTGTTCGACGGCGACAATCATGACGACCGCCGGCGGGTGCTCCAGGCACTGGAATCGGCCGGGCTTGCCGGCTTTGGCGACCATGCATTCGCCACCCTCTCGGGGGGTGAGAAGCAACGGGTGATCCTCGCCCGGGCACTGGCCCAGCAACCGCAGTTGTTGATCCTCGACGAACCGACCAATCACCTCGACCCCCACTATCAATTGCAGTTGCTGCAACTGATCAAGGGCCTGGGCATCGGCACCCTCGCCAGCCTCCATGACCTGAACCTGGCTGCCGCGTTCTGTGATCGCCTGTACGTGATCGAACACGGACGCATCGTCGCCAGCGGCACCCCCAAGGACGTTCTCACCGTCGAGCTGTTGCGCGAGGTGTTCGGCATCGACGCCCTGGTGGATGAACACCCGCTGTCCGGCTACCCACGAATCACCTGGATAACCCAACCATGA
- a CDS encoding ABC transporter substrate-binding protein, with product MTLRSLLSLALLLGSTHALAEATRYPLTIQSCNRQVVFNEAPRHAVSHDINMTQMMLALGLKPRMVGYSGISGWKSVTPQMAKILDGLPELAAKYPSVETLLNANVDFFFAGWDYGMRVGGDLTPQTLQPLGINVYELTESCAFVMKRPAASLEDTYNDLRNLGKIFDVQDRANALIATMQAQVAEVRKHLPTQQPRVFLYDSGEDRAMTSGRLGMPQALIDAAGGRNILDDVETSWTRVNWENVVERNPQVIVIVDYGEVSAEQKQQFLLNNPALQSVEAIQQRRFIVIPYVQATPGIDNVLAVQTLAQGFRGQ from the coding sequence ATGACCTTGCGTTCCCTGCTATCGCTTGCCCTGCTGCTGGGCAGTACTCACGCCCTGGCCGAGGCCACGCGCTACCCATTGACGATACAAAGCTGCAACCGCCAGGTGGTGTTCAACGAGGCACCTCGGCACGCTGTCAGCCATGACATCAACATGACCCAGATGATGCTCGCCCTGGGCCTCAAGCCGCGCATGGTCGGCTACAGCGGCATCAGTGGCTGGAAATCGGTGACGCCCCAGATGGCGAAGATCCTTGATGGCCTGCCGGAACTGGCGGCCAAGTACCCGTCGGTGGAAACCCTGCTCAATGCCAACGTCGATTTCTTCTTCGCCGGTTGGGACTACGGCATGCGGGTGGGTGGCGACCTGACCCCGCAGACCCTGCAACCGCTGGGCATCAATGTCTACGAACTGACCGAATCCTGCGCGTTCGTGATGAAGCGTCCAGCGGCCTCGCTGGAGGACACCTACAACGACCTGCGCAACCTCGGGAAGATCTTCGACGTGCAGGATCGCGCCAACGCGCTGATCGCCACGATGCAGGCCCAGGTGGCCGAAGTGCGCAAACACCTGCCCACCCAGCAACCGCGCGTGTTCCTGTACGACAGCGGCGAAGACCGCGCCATGACCTCCGGGCGCCTGGGCATGCCCCAGGCCCTGATTGACGCGGCCGGTGGGCGCAATATCCTCGATGACGTGGAAACCAGTTGGACCCGGGTGAACTGGGAGAACGTGGTCGAGCGCAACCCGCAGGTCATCGTGATCGTCGACTACGGCGAAGTCAGCGCCGAGCAGAAACAGCAATTTTTGTTGAACAACCCGGCCCTGCAATCGGTGGAGGCGATCCAGCAACGGCGCTTCATTGTGATTCCCTACGTGCAGGCCACGCCTGGCATCGATAACGTGCTGGCGGTGCAAACCCTGGCCCAGGGTTTTCGCGGCCAATGA